Below is a genomic region from Methanolobus sediminis.
ATTACCTGCTTTCGCCATTCAAATAGCTCGGTAGAATCTGTAATTCCCCATTTAAGGGTCAGATTTCCGTATTTAGTTAGCCCCGGAAGCTTTCTGACAGTTGTATCTTCATTTCCTTCCCTGTATTCGATAGAATCGGTGGCGATATCCGGGATCGTAACTTCACTGAAACCTGCCTGAATAATTCCATCTATTTCCAGCAGGAACCTGGAATTTCTATAAGGGTCTTTTCTTTCTGGCATATTTATTCACTTCCAATTACTCCGTCGCTGAGGATCCGCCTGCCCATTGTGCAATTCTGAAAATAACAAATTCAGCCGGTTTAACCGGAGCAATACCTATCTTGACAATGAGTCTTCCGTTATCTATATCGTCCTGGGTCATGGTAGTTCTGTCACACTTGACAAAAAACGCCTCATTCGGAGTCGTACCCATGAGAGCACCATCTCTCCATACTGTTGTTAAAAACTGGGTGATCGTTTGTTTTACCCTTGCCCAGAGCCTTTCGTTATTAGGCTCAAAAACAGCCCACTGGGTTCCCTCTTCAATGGATTCTTCAATGTATAAGAACAGGCGGCGTACATTGACATATTTCCACATTGGGTCGCTGGATGTTGTCCTTGCACCCCATAGTCTGATACCTCTTCCCGGGAATACGCGAATGCAATTAACTCCTCTGGGATTCAGTATATCCTGCTCTCCTTTGGTAAGAGCAAATTGTACTTCCTGAACTCCCCGGACAACTTCATTTGCCGGTGCTTTGTGTACTCCTCTCTCAACGTCGCTTCGGGCGTATATTCCGGCAATGTGCCCACCAGGTGGAACCAGTTTTTTATTGTTCGTTACGGGATTTACTACATTGATCCATGGATAGTAAAATGCTGCATACTTGGAATCCAGCGGAGGTCTGAGTGCAGAAACATCGCCAGCACTCTGATCTGCCTGCAATACTGCAAATCTATCTTTCATCTTTTCGCAGTGATCTACTATAATGCCTGTCATACCAACAGAATTCTCATCCGGAACACAGATGATACTGATCTCATCTATCTCTTCAAAGGCAGCCAGACCGGTTCTTTGTCCTGTTGTGGCAATACCCTGATAGTCTGAGAGTTTGGGAGCTTTGTCATTTCCCCCTACAAGCAGATCTATTACAGAATCAGGTATTCCTTCTCCTTTTTTCTCAACATTTATAAGATTTGATATGCCGTTGATCTTCTTTTCGTAGAAGTCGCTG
It encodes:
- a CDS encoding phage tail sheath family protein translates to MPEYLAPGVYIEEIEIGAKPIEGVSTSTAGFLGKTERGPTGPRLVTNFDDFKNKYGGFIENSYLAYGVDGFFRNGGQRCIIGRITGTGSGTAKATLTSSEGEKDVSVIEVTAVGPGVWGGNVAVIVEKATLHQDTNPLFKLTVKYWRNMLESEGKNPDGADKVNEQKKKNNDPEMVEIYDNLSPQEASSDFYEKKINGISNLINVEKKGEGIPDSVIDLLVGGNDKAPKLSDYQGIATTGQRTGLAAFEEIDEISIICVPDENSVGMTGIIVDHCEKMKDRFAVLQADQSAGDVSALRPPLDSKYAAFYYPWINVVNPVTNNKKLVPPGGHIAGIYARSDVERGVHKAPANEVVRGVQEVQFALTKGEQDILNPRGVNCIRVFPGRGIRLWGARTTSSDPMWKYVNVRRLFLYIEESIEEGTQWAVFEPNNERLWARVKQTITQFLTTVWRDGALMGTTPNEAFFVKCDRTTMTQDDIDNGRLIVKIGIAPVKPAEFVIFRIAQWAGGSSATE
- a CDS encoding phage tail protein, which translates into the protein MPERKDPYRNSRFLLEIDGIIQAGFSEVTIPDIATDSIEYREGNEDTTVRKLPGLTKYGNLTLKWGITDSTELFEWRKQVIQGKTAEARKNIAVLLLDEGGNPAARWEFREAWPVKYNAPDLNAMGNDVAIETIEIAHEGMDRVQ